The Tachypleus tridentatus isolate NWPU-2018 chromosome 5, ASM421037v1, whole genome shotgun sequence genome includes a window with the following:
- the LOC143250939 gene encoding docking protein 5-like isoform X2, giving the protein MATDVGDIIKQGYVRIRSCKLGIWQRRWIVLRKTTHKGPCRLEKYFDEKAAYCRGAHKVVWLNTVTNVSRLTPSIKKHAFSICFEDSIKCLACDCDLEADMWVKRLIQECLEPESSLNNEEPDVLSPGIQRELKEQFHVYLMPTPKLDVFGECLLQVTHENIYLSDITNPQIKLVKWPLTALRRYGSDPEKFSFESGRHCCTGEGMFIFHTVEGDKIYCKVHQATLAIARAHYKAKNHRDKSCASVKEPLFQEKGTASHSMTAMVNSHEDLFSPSKTHHTESQVIENVPVDCVFLPEAAAQESTSDNLEGLTWRCSAGVTSKCSLRSHLLQTNVASQGQY; this is encoded by the exons atggcTACCGATGTAGGAGATATAATAAAACAAGGCTATGTAAGGATACGTAGTTGTAAACTTGGG ATCTGGCAGAGAAGATGGATTGTGTTACGGAAAACTACACATAAAGGCCCATGTCGGCTAGAAAAGTACTTCGATGAAAAGGCAGCGTATTGCCGAGGTGCACACAAAGTCGTCTGGCTAAACACTGTTACCAATGTTTCCCGGCTTACACCGAGCATcaaaaaacatgcattttcaATCTGTTTTGAAGATTCCATAAAGTGTTTGGCATGTGACTGTG ATCTGGAAGCAGACATGTGGGTAAAACGATTAATTCAAGAATGTCTTGAACCAGAATCAAGTCTTAATAACGAAGAGCCCGATGTACTCAGTCCTGGAATACAGAGAGAATTGAAAG AACAGTTTCACGTGTACCTTATGCCAACACCTAAATTGGATGTATTTGGAGAGTGTTTATTACAAGTAACACATGAAAATATTTACCTGTCAGATATAACTAATCcacaaataaaactagtaaaatgGCCTTTAACTGCTCTGAGGAGATATGGAAGTGATCCTGAGAAATTTTCTTTTGAATCTGGAAG GCACTGCTGCACGGGGGAaggaatgtttatttttcatacagTGGAAGGagacaaaatatattgtaaagttCACCAGGCAACTTTAGCCATAGCCAGAGCtcattacaaagctaaaaaccacAGAGATAAATCTTGTGCTTCTGTTAAG GAGCCACTATTTCAGGAGAAAGGAACTGCTTCTCATTCCATGACTGCCATGGTGAATTCGCATGAAGACTTATTCTCTCCTTCCAAAACTCACCATACAGAGTCTCAAGTAATTGAAAATGTTCCAGTGGATTGTGTATTCTTACCTGAAGCTGCAGCACAAGAGAGTACTAGTGATAACCTCGAAGGTTTAACTTGGAGATGTTCTGCTGGTGTTACTTCTAAATGTAGTCTTCGATCTCATTTGTTGCAAACTAACGTAGCATCTCAAGGCCAGTATTAG
- the LOC143250939 gene encoding docking protein 5-like isoform X1: MATDVGDIIKQGYVRIRSCKLGIWQRRWIVLRKTTHKGPCRLEKYFDEKAAYCRGAHKVVWLNTVTNVSRLTPSIKKHAFSICFEDSIKCLACDCVFLLLVDLEADMWVKRLIQECLEPESSLNNEEPDVLSPGIQRELKEQFHVYLMPTPKLDVFGECLLQVTHENIYLSDITNPQIKLVKWPLTALRRYGSDPEKFSFESGRHCCTGEGMFIFHTVEGDKIYCKVHQATLAIARAHYKAKNHRDKSCASVKEPLFQEKGTASHSMTAMVNSHEDLFSPSKTHHTESQVIENVPVDCVFLPEAAAQESTSDNLEGLTWRCSAGVTSKCSLRSHLLQTNVASQGQY; encoded by the exons atggcTACCGATGTAGGAGATATAATAAAACAAGGCTATGTAAGGATACGTAGTTGTAAACTTGGG ATCTGGCAGAGAAGATGGATTGTGTTACGGAAAACTACACATAAAGGCCCATGTCGGCTAGAAAAGTACTTCGATGAAAAGGCAGCGTATTGCCGAGGTGCACACAAAGTCGTCTGGCTAAACACTGTTACCAATGTTTCCCGGCTTACACCGAGCATcaaaaaacatgcattttcaATCTGTTTTGAAGATTCCATAAAGTGTTTGGCATGTGACTGTG TTTTCCTTCTTCTGGTAGATCTGGAAGCAGACATGTGGGTAAAACGATTAATTCAAGAATGTCTTGAACCAGAATCAAGTCTTAATAACGAAGAGCCCGATGTACTCAGTCCTGGAATACAGAGAGAATTGAAAG AACAGTTTCACGTGTACCTTATGCCAACACCTAAATTGGATGTATTTGGAGAGTGTTTATTACAAGTAACACATGAAAATATTTACCTGTCAGATATAACTAATCcacaaataaaactagtaaaatgGCCTTTAACTGCTCTGAGGAGATATGGAAGTGATCCTGAGAAATTTTCTTTTGAATCTGGAAG GCACTGCTGCACGGGGGAaggaatgtttatttttcatacagTGGAAGGagacaaaatatattgtaaagttCACCAGGCAACTTTAGCCATAGCCAGAGCtcattacaaagctaaaaaccacAGAGATAAATCTTGTGCTTCTGTTAAG GAGCCACTATTTCAGGAGAAAGGAACTGCTTCTCATTCCATGACTGCCATGGTGAATTCGCATGAAGACTTATTCTCTCCTTCCAAAACTCACCATACAGAGTCTCAAGTAATTGAAAATGTTCCAGTGGATTGTGTATTCTTACCTGAAGCTGCAGCACAAGAGAGTACTAGTGATAACCTCGAAGGTTTAACTTGGAGATGTTCTGCTGGTGTTACTTCTAAATGTAGTCTTCGATCTCATTTGTTGCAAACTAACGTAGCATCTCAAGGCCAGTATTAG